In Polyangiaceae bacterium, a genomic segment contains:
- a CDS encoding PEGA domain-containing protein, which yields MRHLKTALLTIVMLSSSSVLAGPEEAKAHFERGAEAYKEARYEEAIDGFSKAYAEDPKPILLYNIAQAYERLGDTSNALRAYRDFLREGPSDDDRAVIETRIRNLEKRLQARGLQQLSVFAQPVGAAVFVDGTAVGNSPWTGELPPGRHRIRVEQKGYASYERELLLGPDRAQDMDVTLQAENEATPAPPSPQTADAGAAPTISVWTWTALGVTTAALATSLVFELSRQGAESDAENADTQLAYQDAYSSMESRQTTSRVFLGLGAVAAVTSGVLLYLDLSKKSDTKVGFACLPGQCAAFAGGHF from the coding sequence ATGCGCCACCTGAAAACAGCCTTGCTCACCATCGTCATGCTCAGTTCGAGTTCAGTTCTTGCCGGACCCGAAGAGGCCAAAGCTCACTTCGAACGCGGCGCTGAGGCTTACAAGGAGGCGCGCTATGAGGAGGCTATCGATGGCTTCAGCAAGGCGTACGCGGAAGATCCGAAGCCGATCCTGCTCTACAACATCGCCCAGGCGTACGAGCGCTTGGGTGACACATCGAATGCGCTGCGTGCTTATCGAGACTTCTTGCGCGAAGGGCCAAGCGACGACGACCGCGCCGTGATCGAGACGCGGATCCGCAATTTGGAGAAGCGCCTCCAGGCCCGAGGCCTACAGCAGCTGAGCGTCTTCGCTCAGCCGGTTGGAGCAGCAGTGTTCGTCGACGGAACGGCCGTGGGCAACTCACCCTGGACCGGAGAGCTACCCCCAGGCAGGCACCGTATCCGCGTGGAACAGAAAGGCTACGCGAGCTACGAGCGTGAGCTCCTGCTAGGTCCGGACCGCGCTCAGGACATGGACGTGACGCTGCAGGCAGAAAACGAGGCAACTCCGGCCCCGCCCTCACCCCAGACAGCTGACGCGGGAGCAGCCCCGACGATCTCCGTGTGGACCTGGACAGCCCTCGGAGTCACGACAGCGGCCCTCGCCACGTCGCTGGTTTTCGAACTCTCACGCCAAGGAGCCGAGAGCGACGCCGAGAACGCTGACACCCAGCTGGCCTATCAAGACGCTTACTCCAGCATGGAGAGTCGTCAGACGACCTCTCGAGTCTTCCTTGGACTCGGCGCGGTGGCGGCGGTGACGAGCGGCGTGTTGCTGTACCTTGACCTGAGCAAGAAGAGCGACACGAAGGTCGGCTTCGCCTGCCTCCCTGGGCAGTGTGCCGCGTTCGCTGGAGGGCACTTCTGA
- a CDS encoding protein kinase, producing MSHSSDPAPAGVPFDDNSADLERLADRFSIHEVIGRGATSQVRRATQLGVQREVALKLIQLPEKDEDDQRGRMLREARLVAGVHHPGLAQVYDCGVVGRTAFIAIEYLRGATLDDKLRAGAMPIAEALRLSRELVSVLKAVHEHGYIHRDLKPANIFLVPGDDGLEHIKVIDFGVARRISLSAQDSARLKQTLRGIGEKHTVQTMRGIIFGTPAYMSPEQAMGLTLGARSDLYALGCVMYEMLTGTAPFETKEVMKALWDHIAVPPQSLRERTPDAHIPEELDALVLKLLRKKPAERFKDAAAVLTALDVAAGVLPRTALAKTETQRPAAPAAAPGWPKLVAVALLVACASVALVLWLSKPTAPAEVARPATSAPPPIHQHAGPEITPAVDTSEAPEPTPAASVSVAPTAAPTHPNHSIPYGNTQPSPTSKTPATHNPQPTPDPNYELPELRGVK from the coding sequence GTGAGCCACTCGTCCGATCCAGCACCCGCGGGGGTCCCGTTCGATGACAACTCAGCCGATCTGGAGCGGCTTGCCGATCGCTTCTCGATCCACGAGGTCATCGGCCGCGGCGCGACCAGCCAGGTCCGCCGCGCGACCCAGCTCGGGGTGCAGCGCGAAGTCGCGCTCAAGCTGATTCAGCTCCCGGAGAAGGACGAGGACGATCAGCGCGGACGCATGCTGAGGGAGGCGCGCTTGGTCGCGGGCGTGCATCACCCAGGCCTGGCGCAGGTCTACGACTGCGGCGTCGTGGGGCGCACTGCGTTCATCGCCATCGAGTATCTCCGTGGGGCAACACTCGACGACAAACTGCGCGCGGGTGCGATGCCCATCGCGGAGGCGCTGCGACTCTCCCGCGAGCTGGTCAGTGTGCTCAAGGCAGTCCACGAGCATGGTTACATCCACCGCGACTTGAAGCCGGCAAACATCTTCTTGGTCCCGGGTGACGACGGCCTCGAGCACATCAAGGTGATCGACTTCGGTGTCGCGCGTCGCATCAGCCTGAGCGCCCAAGACAGCGCGCGACTGAAGCAGACCCTACGCGGCATCGGCGAGAAGCACACCGTCCAGACCATGCGCGGAATCATCTTTGGGACCCCTGCCTACATGAGCCCAGAGCAAGCGATGGGCCTAACGCTGGGCGCTCGCAGTGACCTCTACGCCCTGGGCTGCGTGATGTACGAGATGCTCACCGGCACGGCCCCCTTCGAAACCAAGGAAGTGATGAAGGCGTTATGGGACCACATCGCGGTTCCGCCACAATCACTACGGGAGAGGACCCCAGACGCGCATATCCCCGAGGAACTTGATGCGCTGGTGCTCAAGCTCCTGCGAAAAAAGCCAGCTGAGCGCTTCAAAGACGCAGCAGCGGTCCTCACCGCGCTCGACGTGGCGGCCGGCGTGCTGCCCCGTACGGCGCTGGCGAAAACGGAGACTCAGCGCCCGGCCGCTCCCGCGGCGGCTCCCGGGTGGCCGAAGCTAGTCGCGGTTGCGTTGCTCGTCGCCTGCGCCTCAGTCGCCTTGGTGCTGTGGCTATCCAAGCCCACTGCGCCAGCAGAGGTAGCACGGCCGGCAACCAGCGCTCCTCCCCCAATCCACCAACACGCAGGTCCTGAAATCACTCCTGCTGTGGATACCAGCGAAGCACCCGAACCAACGCCAGCCGCGTCAGTCAGTGTAGCCCCGACTGCAGCACCAACCCACCCGAACCATTCTATTCCTTACGGTAACACTCAGCCGTCACCGACCTCGAAAACGCCAGCTACCCACAACCCTCAACCGACGCCGGACCCCAACTATGAGCTTCCCGAGCTCAGAGGCGTCAAGTGA
- a CDS encoding choice-of-anchor L domain-containing protein yields MWSRLSGITALCLLVISACGDEGLPYAGGGGSDGRLCTDADGDGFGLGCAAGPDCDDGDPDVGACSMDQCATPHAGCPCGEPGQRVACGETLSEVAGQRVCGDGDRACNPDGEWGECIINNSVRLLPGGDPKRTLGLGPATPCTDPCNPYCQNFPDTPSGLGDPGAGTTATDTGITLPGASGTTGGNPVCSGGSLGSCAHHPCQAGNKLASACDESGIPPACSAKNTACDINNPCCYGLSCTAGKCIEPAAPQLTLMSEGFTTATGWSLSGNWQLGAANSNSANDPTNDTSSGSDRRVAGTIVNGQYQSNRDDSMLSPILNTTQGTGPITLTFRSWRDFESGYDYARFYVSTDGGTNWTQLFSSTGTNRAWETQTYDLSSYRSTQFRMRWRLTTDASQNRGGWSIDDVTIITDGAPTACSNEGGSCGGSGSCCGSPSCVAGVCTTPPRGCVQAICAARPSCCTSAWDATCVSMIETTCGNECATNGAGQCTLCWQDNIDHDGDGYSYSQGDCRDCDPQVNPGAFDVPGNGQDEDCSGVADDEPSGCDVGLPFSGSNALNYAKAIDLCRSTTTSATGSAKTWGVIDATLIKADGSACTDDLQRAITNRFGLNNVPSRGANMAVFSSGTARDTNDPGYVNPNGQVSSYNSPGGRVNPPAGFPNNGPGCAAGQAAYDSCGLQLTIRAPTNAKSFAYDFRFFSSEYPEWVCTQFNDTYIALYDGTAPGIPANKNISFDTSNNPVSVNIGFFDVPGSPTTTTHSVLSGTGFDGSCTWSGLSRVCGGATAYLTTTAPVVAGETITLRYMIWDTGDDDWDSTVLLDNFRWSTQAASVQTQPVPPPTPITTFTEGNFTRDYDTSTVCQPGFKVRWGHWSWTSTTPGDSKIEFYVKSATTAAGLASATEYPLKFTNPPGPSALAGSAAAARANYSGRDTQNGSLVVDAVLSALGVSRQNPFVRIRSRLVPTTDALDAPQLHSWNLEFACEPGE; encoded by the coding sequence ATGTGGTCACGTCTGTCAGGTATCACCGCGCTCTGCCTACTGGTTATCAGCGCCTGCGGAGACGAGGGCTTACCCTATGCGGGCGGCGGAGGCTCCGACGGTCGGCTATGCACGGACGCCGACGGCGACGGCTTTGGCCTGGGCTGTGCCGCTGGACCTGACTGCGACGACGGAGATCCCGACGTCGGCGCGTGTTCCATGGACCAGTGCGCCACCCCTCACGCGGGCTGCCCTTGCGGTGAACCAGGACAGCGTGTGGCCTGCGGAGAAACCCTGAGCGAGGTCGCAGGCCAACGCGTGTGTGGCGATGGCGATCGCGCGTGTAACCCGGACGGCGAGTGGGGCGAGTGCATCATCAACAATTCCGTGCGGCTCTTGCCCGGCGGAGACCCCAAGCGAACGCTCGGTCTTGGCCCCGCCACGCCGTGCACCGACCCCTGCAATCCCTATTGTCAGAACTTCCCAGATACGCCCTCCGGTCTGGGCGATCCGGGCGCCGGAACCACGGCGACAGACACAGGCATCACACTTCCCGGCGCGAGCGGCACCACGGGTGGCAACCCAGTATGCAGCGGAGGTAGCCTCGGCAGCTGCGCGCACCACCCATGCCAAGCGGGCAATAAACTGGCATCCGCCTGCGATGAATCGGGGATCCCGCCGGCGTGCTCAGCGAAGAATACCGCCTGCGACATCAACAACCCCTGTTGCTATGGGCTGTCATGTACCGCAGGGAAATGCATTGAGCCCGCAGCACCCCAGCTCACGCTGATGAGCGAGGGGTTCACGACCGCGACGGGTTGGTCGCTGTCTGGCAACTGGCAGCTGGGCGCTGCCAACAGCAACAGCGCGAACGACCCCACGAACGACACCTCGAGCGGCAGCGACCGAAGAGTCGCGGGGACCATCGTCAACGGTCAGTACCAGAGCAACCGCGATGACTCGATGCTGAGTCCCATCCTGAACACCACTCAGGGTACCGGCCCTATCACGCTCACATTCCGCAGCTGGCGCGACTTCGAGAGCGGCTACGACTATGCGCGGTTCTACGTCTCGACCGACGGCGGAACCAACTGGACCCAGCTCTTCTCTTCCACCGGTACAAACCGCGCATGGGAGACTCAGACTTACGATCTCTCGAGCTATCGGAGCACGCAGTTCCGCATGCGCTGGCGCCTCACGACTGATGCCTCTCAGAACCGCGGTGGCTGGAGCATCGACGACGTCACCATCATCACCGACGGTGCGCCGACGGCTTGCTCCAACGAAGGGGGTTCCTGTGGTGGCTCCGGGAGCTGCTGCGGATCACCGTCGTGTGTCGCCGGAGTCTGCACGACGCCGCCGCGGGGCTGTGTGCAGGCCATCTGCGCAGCCCGCCCCTCGTGCTGCACCAGCGCATGGGACGCCACCTGCGTCAGCATGATCGAGACCACATGCGGAAACGAGTGCGCCACCAACGGCGCGGGTCAATGCACACTGTGCTGGCAAGACAACATCGACCACGACGGCGACGGCTACTCGTACTCCCAGGGTGATTGCCGCGACTGCGATCCCCAAGTGAACCCTGGCGCGTTCGATGTCCCGGGCAACGGGCAGGACGAAGACTGCAGCGGTGTCGCAGATGACGAGCCATCGGGATGTGACGTGGGCCTGCCTTTCAGCGGCTCGAACGCGTTGAACTACGCCAAGGCGATCGACCTGTGTCGCTCGACGACTACCAGCGCCACGGGCAGCGCGAAGACCTGGGGTGTGATCGACGCGACGCTGATTAAGGCGGATGGCTCTGCGTGTACCGACGATCTCCAGCGGGCGATCACCAATCGCTTCGGCCTGAACAACGTGCCGAGTCGCGGTGCGAACATGGCGGTCTTCTCCTCGGGTACTGCCCGCGACACGAACGATCCCGGATACGTGAACCCCAACGGACAGGTCTCAAGCTACAACTCGCCCGGCGGCCGCGTGAATCCTCCTGCAGGCTTTCCCAACAACGGTCCTGGTTGCGCTGCCGGACAAGCTGCGTACGACTCGTGTGGCCTCCAGCTCACCATCCGCGCTCCAACGAACGCGAAGTCGTTTGCCTATGACTTCCGCTTCTTCAGCAGCGAATACCCCGAGTGGGTGTGCACGCAGTTCAACGACACGTACATCGCGCTCTACGATGGAACCGCGCCGGGCATCCCGGCGAACAAGAACATCTCCTTCGACACGAGCAACAACCCCGTTTCCGTGAACATCGGCTTCTTCGATGTTCCAGGCAGCCCGACCACGACAACACACTCGGTGCTGAGTGGTACGGGTTTCGACGGCTCGTGCACCTGGTCGGGGCTATCGCGAGTCTGTGGTGGCGCTACGGCGTACCTCACGACTACCGCGCCGGTCGTCGCGGGTGAGACGATCACCCTGCGCTACATGATCTGGGATACCGGGGACGACGACTGGGACTCCACGGTGTTGCTCGACAACTTCCGTTGGTCAACACAGGCAGCCTCGGTTCAGACGCAACCCGTGCCTCCCCCGACGCCGATCACGACCTTCACTGAAGGCAACTTCACTCGCGACTACGACACCTCCACGGTCTGCCAACCGGGCTTCAAGGTGCGCTGGGGGCACTGGTCGTGGACATCCACGACACCAGGCGACTCGAAGATCGAGTTCTACGTCAAGTCAGCAACGACCGCCGCCGGACTCGCGAGCGCCACCGAGTATCCATTGAAGTTTACCAATCCCCCTGGTCCTTCGGCGCTCGCCGGCTCAGCAGCCGCTGCGAGAGCCAACTACTCTGGCCGCGATACGCAAAACGGATCCCTCGTCGTCGACGCAGTGCTGTCGGCCCTTGGCGTCTCACGCCAGAATCCCTTCGTACGCATCCGCAGTCGCCTGGTCCCGACGACCGACGCTCTGGACGCTCCTCAGCTTCATAGCTGGAACCTGGAGTTCGCCTGCGAACCTGGTGAATGA